TTGAGTTCGTTGTAGCGCATTCAGGGAATTGACCGGTATGATCAAAACCCGGTTGCCAGTCGACACCTCCTCAATCGGCAGTTCATTCGATATATCATCAGGCGTAAGATCAATGAGCCCGGCGATCTCCAGTCGATCTTCATACTGGGCAAAAAATTCTGGCTCGTTTTGCGTCATCCATAACGTGTCGTCTTTTCTCTTCAATGGAATCACTCCGACCTTTGTCGCCAATTTCAGAATATCTTTCTTCTCACTCCAGATGTCAAAAAGATCCATTATCGCATAAGCAGTCCCTAGGGTTGGGTGCCCGGCGAAAGGCAGTTCGCGTCCTGGAGTAAATATACGAATATTGAAATCCGCTTCGGCCGTATCTGCCGGGAACACGAACGTAGTCTCCGAGTAATTTATCTCCTTGGCCAATACTTGCATCTGCGCGGAGGTCAGACCAGCACCTTCGGGAAAAACCGCGAGTTGATTT
Above is a window of candidate division WOR-3 bacterium DNA encoding:
- a CDS encoding PhzF family phenazine biosynthesis protein, with translation MKKECVFIDVFTDVAYTGNQLAVFPEGAGLTSAQMQVLAKEINYSETTFVFPADTAEADFNIRIFTPGRELPFAGHPTLGTAYAIMDLFDIWSEKKDILKLATKVGVIPLKRKDDTLWMTQNEPEFFAQYEDRLEIAGLIDLTPDDISNELPIEEVSTGNRVLIIPVNSLNALQRTQGNVTNMKKFFRGDLVGPYLFSLETTDATVKVHTRFFAPHLGILEDPATGSAAGPLVGYLLKHGIFGKKFEIRNEQGVEMGRPSLIIMRGSLEGGKYSIEIGGRCVYVGKGEFEIT